In Pseudoalteromonas tetraodonis, the genomic window CTTTATCCATGGTGCCAAAATGCTGCAGTACAAAACCACCTTGCAAACCATCAAGTTCGCCTATTACTTGTTCAATAGCCACATAACCGGCACTGCCTTGGGTGGGGGTCATGGCGCTGAGCATTTCACCTTGGCTAGTTGCGGTTAGGCCACCAGTAAATTGTTTATCAATCGACATACGACCTAAATTAACGCCTTGCTGCCCGTGTGCATACCCCTCTATAGGCGCTAATGAAACGGTAAACTCGCCTGTTACCTGTTTAGTTGTCATAATTTTTCCTTATTGATGATTTTTAATACTATTGATTTTTAATCTATTGATGCCATATCTATACCTTAATCATCAATAAGAATCTACTATGCCTACAGACAAGCCTGCTTCAGATAAAGCCGCCTTTAGCGCTTTATTCCCTATATTCAATTTTATTAAGCCTTATAAATGGGTAGTTTTAGGGGCTTTAGTGGCGTTACTTGCCACCGCAGGAGTTAACTTATCGCTAGGGCAAGGCGTTAAATTTGTGATTGATCATGGCTTTATTGCCGGCTCGCAAGCGCAATTACAACAAGCTGTTTTGGTATTAATTGGCTTAATCAGTTTATTGGCAGTGGGTACATTCAGCCGATTTTATTTAATGTCGTGGATTGGCGAACGAGTCAGTAACGACATTCGAAAAGCCGTGTTTAATCGTATTGTTACCTTGCACCCGAGTTACTTTGAAGAAAATCGTAGCGGCGAGCTGATGTCGCGTTTAACCACCGACACCACATTATTACAATCTATTATTGGCTCGTCATTTTCTATGGCACTGCGAAGCGCGCTAATGTTAGTCGGTGGTTTAATTATGCTGCTTGTTACTAATTTAAAGCTTACCTTGGTCGTTGTGGCCTGCGTCCCTTTAGTACTGGTGCCTATGATAGTGTTTGGTAAAAAGGTGCGCAAACTCGCCAGTTCTAGCCAAGATGCTATTGCCGATATAAGCACCTACGCGGGTGAGATCATTCAAAACATAAAAGTGGTACAAAGTTATAGCCACGAACATCAAGAACAATCTGCTTTTGCGCTTGAAACCGAAAAGGCCTTTAATGTGGCTAAAAGCCGAATTAAACAACGTTCGTTTTTAATTGCAGCTGTTATTTTTCTTACCTTTAGTGCTATTAGTGCCATGCTCTGGGTAGGCGGTAGTGATGTGTTAGCAGGCACTATGACGGGCGGTGAACTCGGTGCTTTTGTGTTTTATGCCATTATGGTGGCCATGTCGGTAGCGACCGTTGCAGAGGTTTATGGTGAACTACAGCGCGCCGCAGGAGCCGCAGCAAGATTGCTCGAACTGCTCGCCGTTGAAAGTAAAATACAAAACCCCGAAATTCCACAAGATGATGAGTTACATGCAACAACCAGCAACAGTGCAATTTCACTTGAAGGTATTAGTTTTAATTACCCTTCTCGCCCAGATGTAAGCGCATTAAATAATATCAGCTTAAATATTGAAACAGGTAAAACTGTGGCTATTGTTGGCCCTTCCGGTGCGGGTAAAACTACCTTATTTGAACTATTGCAGCGCTTTTACGATCCAGCCAGCGGAGCGATTAAGTTTCATAATATAGATATTAAACAGTTGTCGTTAAACACCTTACGCAACAAAATGGGCATGGTGGCACAAAACCCGATTTTATTTAGCTCTGATGTCATGCATAACATTCGCTATGGCAACCCAAGCGCCAGTGACGAGCAAGTTTATGCGGCCGCCAAACATGCACATGCTGATGAATTTATAAAACAGTTACCACAAGGCTATAACAGCTTTTTAGGTGAGCAAGGTGTTAGGCTTTCGGGTGGGCAAAAGCAGCGTATTGTACTTGCCCGCGCCATTTTAAAAGATCCCGAAATACTGCTACTCGATGAAGCTACCAGCGCACTTGATGCGCAAAGCGAGCATCATGTTCAGGCCGCACTTGAGCACTTAATGCAAAATAGAACAACGCTGATTATTGCCCATAGACTAGCCACGGTAAAACACGCCGATATGATTGTGGTAATGGAAAATGGCGAAATAAAAGCCACAGGCACTCATCAGCAATTAATGGCAAGCAACCCTTTGTATCAAAAGCTATGTGAATTACAGTTTAATCTAGATTGATTGCAATTTAGTCGCTACTTTTTATCAAGCCATTTATTCATTGCGGTATCGTAAGCCTCAGTTAGCTTGGTTTTATCGCACTTTGCACCAACAATATAACTCTCTGGCAAGTCATTTTTTGGCATAACTCCAGCACCAACGGATACCTTTTTAAAACAGCTATCACCTCGTCGGTAAGTGGTAAATTGCATATTTTGCTGCTCTATTTTTAATAGCGGCTTCACCTTCCCTGCATGCTCTTTTGGGACGGTAATGCGCTTTTTCTGAGGGTCATTCTTTGCAGTATCAGAATAGCCAGTTTGTTGCTGTAAAATACTATTGAGCCCTTTTTTCAGGTCGATCTTTTTATAAGACTTTGCGGTTACAGGGTGGGTGTTTATGGAGGTGGTACTTACCGGCTCAGTCGTCTCCTTTGTTTTTTTATTAGTCGCATTTAGTGGTTTTGATTGGGTTGCATTAACAGGCTTGGTTGGGGTTATTTCTGTATTAACATTTTTATTAGCGCTTTGCTGAGTGGCTTGTTGCGTTACTTTAGTTTTGGCAGGCACATTCACCATATACGCTTTAATTGGCGTTAATTGCGGCTGTTTAATTTTAGGGGCTTTTAAGGTAGTTAAAAAAAACAAAACTAACCCATGTAAACATACCGATAAAATAATTGCTGTACGCCAATTTGTCATAAACATGTCCCTATGAAGAACTCCTTATGACAACTAACTTATTTAAAAGTGCCCTTTAAATAAGTACACAAACCGCGCGCAAACGCGGTTTGTAATTACAAAAGCTAACCTTGAGTGTTTGGTACAATTTGAATTTCTACTCGGCGATTTTGCGCACGACCATTCGCTGTGTCGTTAGTCGCTATTGGGCGTGATTCGCCATAGCCACTCGTGCTTACTCGTGCCGCCATAATTTGCTGGTTCACTAAGTAGTTTTTTACACTTTGTGCACGCTGCTCTGAAAGAGTCATGTTGTAACTGTCTTTGCCCGTGCTGTCGGTGTGACCTTCAACACTTAAGTAGGTTTTTTCGTATTTATTCATTACACTTGCTATCGCATTTAGAGTGTCATGAAAGCCCGATGAAATATAAGATTGATCAGTCGCAAACGTAATATTAGAGGGCATCACTAAGCGTAAGTTATCGCCTTCACGAACCACTTCAACTCCCGAACCCGCTAACTCATCACGAAAAGCAGCTTCTTGTTTATCCATGTAATCACCTACAGCAGCACCCGCTAGCGCACCAATAGCTGCACCAATAAAAATACGCTTATCTTTATGATTACCTGTAGCTTTACCTAAAATACCACCCGCGGCTGCACCAATAGCGGCACCTTTACCTGTGTTATTCATTTCACAGCCAGAAAGTAATACAGCAACGACAGTGACACTTAAAAGTGATTTAGTTAACGTCATGGTGATTTCCTATTCATTTAGAATTTATTATTGCGATTATGCAAATATATGTATGAACCAACAATGAAGAATAACGTATAAGCGTTGATATTGCCTATCAAATAAGGAAGTAGTGATAGCGTTTCATAATAATGTCATACTTGTTTGTGACAATTTTATGATTTATCAAAAGGCGATTGCCACTATGTTAATTGCGATTTTTAGACAGTTCTTTTTGCTTGGCTGCATGAGCTTTGGCGGCCCTGCCGCGCATTTAGGTTACTTTAAGCACCACTTTGTTGATTCGCTTCGCTGGTTAAGTACAGCGCGTTACGCGCAGCTAATTAGCTTAAGTCAAGCTCTGCCAGGCCCTGGTTCAAGTCAGATTAGCTTTGCTATTGGCGTAGAACGTGCGGGTGTACTCGGTGGTATCGCTGCGTTTATAGGCTTTACCCTGCCTTCGTTTTTGATCATGGTGCTAATAGCAATAAGTGCACATCAGTTTGATGCTGTTTATTTTGCTATTATTGCAGGTTTGAAACTATTTGCCGTGGTTATTGTTGCTGATGCGACCCTTAGTATGGCGAAAAGCTTTTGCACCAGTGCGGTACTTAAACTTCTGGCAATAATGAGTACTTTAGCACTGATTTTATTTCCTATGTTGGGCACTCAAATCGCCATTTTAGTAACCGCTGCCATTATCGGTGCTTTATGGCCTTTACTTAACTTAGCTAAATCTACAGAAAATGTTAGCAGAGAAAAAACCAACATCAATTGGATTGCTCTTGGCTTATTTGCACTACTACTTGCCATCAGCTTTATCCCACTTGGCGAAAACGCTGCGTTATTCGCGCCTTTTTACCAAGCAGGTGCCATGGTATTTGGTGGTGGACACGTTGTATTACCTGTTTTGCAAGCGGGAGTTCCAACGCTGAGTAATGATCAATTCTTAACGGCTTACGCCAGTGCCCAAGCCGTTCCTGGCCCAATGTTTACTATCGCCACCTACTTGGGGGCACAATTGAACTCTGCACAACCATTAGTGGGTGCGCTAATCGCAACATTATTGATATTTTTACCCGGTTTTTTACTGATGCTGGCGTTTCAAAAAAGCTGGATAAACTTGGCCAGTAATCCTCGCTTTGCCAGCTCAATTGCAGCGCTTAATGCTGCTGTAGTTGGCTTTTTGGCAGCTGTATTATATTCACCCATTTGGACTTCTGCCGTAAGCAATATTTGGCAAATTGCATTAGTGATTGCTGCGTTTGCATGGTTACGTATTAAAAAGCCACCTATTTGGTGGCTATTGTTATTGTTTATTGGTGTTGGCCTTGGACAGCATTATTGGGCACTTTAATGCTGGGTTTACCTGCCATATTGGCCCCGTCAGCTGGGCTTAATTGCCCACTGACACTTTGATAAGCGCGCAGCCCAAACACAGGTAATACGGCCAGTAAATGGTCCATAATTTCAGCTTGTAAGTGCTCGTACGATATCCAACGTTTGTCTTCACTGAAGCAGTAAAACTCAATCGGTAAGCCATGATTAAGCGGTTGTAGTTCACGCACCATAAGTGTGAGCGAGGTATTGATTTTACTGTGTTGTTTTAAGTAACCCTCTGCATAGCGACGAAATAGCCCTAAGTTCGACACCGGATCGGGAAGGGTGCCTAGTCGAATATATTCTTGCAGTGGTATAGCCGCTTCTATTTGTGTTTTAAAGTCATCATTAACCAAGAAAATGCTATTCATATCTATGTTTAAAGAACGCTTGATGCGTCGCCCACCAGATTCTTGCATACCGCGCCAATTTTTAAATGAACCGGCCACCAGCATATAAGTAGGGATGGTCGTTATGGTGTTATCCCAGTTACGCACTTTTACAGTATTAAGTCCTAAATCAATTACTTCGCCATCGGCGCCGTAGTTATCTACTTGGATCCAGTCCCCATAGGTCACCAAACGATTAGCGGCAATTTGAATGCTGGCGACAAAACCTAATATGGTGTCTTTAAATACTAATAAAGTAACAGCGGCAATAGCACCAAAACCAGAGAGAATATAAGTCGGCGATTTTTCAAGCACAATACTAACAATTAATATTGAACACACAATAAAGGTGATCAGCTTAACCACTTGAATTAAGCCTTGAATAGGTACTTCGCGAGCAAAATCTAATTGGTTATAAATAGCGCCAGCAATGCTCACTATGCTGCTAATAATAAAACCAATATAAATAATTAATAATGCTTGGCCAATGGTTTTAAGGATCTCTTGAGCAATTGCATTAACCGGATAAACACTATCAAATGTGGCTAAAAAAAGTACACAACATAACAAGCAAGCAATTCGTTTATTCAGCTTAGTTAACATAGGTGACAATGAACCAATACGCTCAGGAGAGAGTTTAGTCACCACCTTTTGAATACCCGGTAACATCAAGCGACGAGTAAATAAGTAAACAAATAATAACGAAAGGATGCCAATTGATGAGGCGGTGATTGCGCTGAGAAAAAAAGCATCGGGGACTTTTTCAAACCAAGGAGTAATTAGCTCCTGTAGGTGTGTTTTGCTCATGGTATTTCAATTTCCTTACTGGGTGTTAATTCAGTACTAGCTTGCTGAATATGAATAGCGCTTAATTGCTTATCTTTTACTGTCCATAAGTTATTTAAGTATTGCTGAAACTGGGCCCTGAATGCCTTATCGGTTTGGTAACTGCCAATCATCTGTGTATTTATTGGCATAACCTCAATAGTAATATGAATAGACTCCAGCTCGCCTTTTAAAATATTACGACACACATGATCTGACTGACCGCTATACACTAAACTGGTGTTAAGCATAGCGTCAAACTGCTCGTTTAAAACCTCTAAGGCAAAAGCAGTTCCACCAGCCTTAGGTTTTAATAAATGCTGAAAAGGACTTTGTTGATGCTGGTGCTTTTGCGCAGTAAAACGCGTACCTTCTACAAAGTTAACTATGGTTGTAGGATGATGACGAAAGTTACGGCAACTGCGCTTAGTACGCTCGACATCTAAGCCTTTTAAATTCGGATTTTTAGCCAATTGCGCTTTGGTCACTCGTTTCATAAAGGGCATACCCATCGCCCACGCACCAGTGCCAATAAATGGCACGTATTTAAGCTCATCTTTTAAAAAAAACTTAGGGGCTGGCAATGCATCCAACGAGCTCAATACCGCAATATCAAGCCAGCTAATATGATTACTGATTAGCAAATACCAACTGTTGGCGTTTACCTCCCCACTAATATTAACTTTAATATTATTACAGCCTAACCACAGCCCTAAGCGGTTACCTTTGCACCACCCTTTATACGCACTGTGTAATAATTTACTCACTACAGGTATGGGCAGCACTAATTTAACTAACCCTAGGGTAAGCACTAATGCGCCAAATATTATTAAATTAGCAAATAAAACACAGCCAACAATTAAGCCATTTAACCAATTAGGTAACCATTTTTTTAGCATAACTGTCAGCTCATTTTGTTATTTTTGTTTGAGATTAACCAACGTCTGGTTTTTTTCTTCCCACACGCGGTTTAATTCACTTTGAAAGCGTACTCTAAAGTCAGGATCATTAGTGTAATCACCAATTAAGTCGTCACTAACGCCTTTTACTTCAACATGTACATCAATGTGTTTTACTTTACCGGCTGCAAAATCCATAAAGGTAGGAATGCCCTCAGGGTAATGAATAGTGACATTTACCACTTTAGAAATTTGCTCACCCATGGCTTGCATTACAAACGCCACAC contains:
- a CDS encoding acetyltransferase, producing the protein MLKKWLPNWLNGLIVGCVLFANLIIFGALVLTLGLVKLVLPIPVVSKLLHSAYKGWCKGNRLGLWLGCNNIKVNISGEVNANSWYLLISNHISWLDIAVLSSLDALPAPKFFLKDELKYVPFIGTGAWAMGMPFMKRVTKAQLAKNPNLKGLDVERTKRSCRNFRHHPTTIVNFVEGTRFTAQKHQHQQSPFQHLLKPKAGGTAFALEVLNEQFDAMLNTSLVYSGQSDHVCRNILKGELESIHITIEVMPINTQMIGSYQTDKAFRAQFQQYLNNLWTVKDKQLSAIHIQQASTELTPSKEIEIP
- a CDS encoding OmpA family protein; translated protein: MTLTKSLLSVTVVAVLLSGCEMNNTGKGAAIGAAAGGILGKATGNHKDKRIFIGAAIGALAGAAVGDYMDKQEAAFRDELAGSGVEVVREGDNLRLVMPSNITFATDQSYISSGFHDTLNAIASVMNKYEKTYLSVEGHTDSTGKDSYNMTLSEQRAQSVKNYLVNQQIMAARVSTSGYGESRPIATNDTANGRAQNRRVEIQIVPNTQG
- a CDS encoding ABC transporter transmembrane domain-containing protein; amino-acid sequence: MPTDKPASDKAAFSALFPIFNFIKPYKWVVLGALVALLATAGVNLSLGQGVKFVIDHGFIAGSQAQLQQAVLVLIGLISLLAVGTFSRFYLMSWIGERVSNDIRKAVFNRIVTLHPSYFEENRSGELMSRLTTDTTLLQSIIGSSFSMALRSALMLVGGLIMLLVTNLKLTLVVVACVPLVLVPMIVFGKKVRKLASSSQDAIADISTYAGEIIQNIKVVQSYSHEHQEQSAFALETEKAFNVAKSRIKQRSFLIAAVIFLTFSAISAMLWVGGSDVLAGTMTGGELGAFVFYAIMVAMSVATVAEVYGELQRAAGAAARLLELLAVESKIQNPEIPQDDELHATTSNSAISLEGISFNYPSRPDVSALNNISLNIETGKTVAIVGPSGAGKTTLFELLQRFYDPASGAIKFHNIDIKQLSLNTLRNKMGMVAQNPILFSSDVMHNIRYGNPSASDEQVYAAAKHAHADEFIKQLPQGYNSFLGEQGVRLSGGQKQRIVLARAILKDPEILLLDEATSALDAQSEHHVQAALEHLMQNRTTLIIAHRLATVKHADMIVVMENGEIKATGTHQQLMASNPLYQKLCELQFNLD
- a CDS encoding mechanosensitive ion channel family protein; amino-acid sequence: MSKTHLQELITPWFEKVPDAFFLSAITASSIGILSLLFVYLFTRRLMLPGIQKVVTKLSPERIGSLSPMLTKLNKRIACLLCCVLFLATFDSVYPVNAIAQEILKTIGQALLIIYIGFIISSIVSIAGAIYNQLDFAREVPIQGLIQVVKLITFIVCSILIVSIVLEKSPTYILSGFGAIAAVTLLVFKDTILGFVASIQIAANRLVTYGDWIQVDNYGADGEVIDLGLNTVKVRNWDNTITTIPTYMLVAGSFKNWRGMQESGGRRIKRSLNIDMNSIFLVNDDFKTQIEAAIPLQEYIRLGTLPDPVSNLGLFRRYAEGYLKQHSKINTSLTLMVRELQPLNHGLPIEFYCFSEDKRWISYEHLQAEIMDHLLAVLPVFGLRAYQSVSGQLSPADGANMAGKPSIKVPNNAVQGQHQ
- the chrA gene encoding chromate efflux transporter, encoding MLIAIFRQFFLLGCMSFGGPAAHLGYFKHHFVDSLRWLSTARYAQLISLSQALPGPGSSQISFAIGVERAGVLGGIAAFIGFTLPSFLIMVLIAISAHQFDAVYFAIIAGLKLFAVVIVADATLSMAKSFCTSAVLKLLAIMSTLALILFPMLGTQIAILVTAAIIGALWPLLNLAKSTENVSREKTNINWIALGLFALLLAISFIPLGENAALFAPFYQAGAMVFGGGHVVLPVLQAGVPTLSNDQFLTAYASAQAVPGPMFTIATYLGAQLNSAQPLVGALIATLLIFLPGFLLMLAFQKSWINLASNPRFASSIAALNAAVVGFLAAVLYSPIWTSAVSNIWQIALVIAAFAWLRIKKPPIWWLLLLFIGVGLGQHYWAL
- a CDS encoding DUF3224 domain-containing protein; its protein translation is MTTKQVTGEFTVSLAPIEGYAHGQQGVNLGRMSIDKQFTGGLTATSQGEMLSAMTPTQGSAGYVAIEQVIGELDGLQGGFVLQHFGTMDKGQDSLILKVVPDSGTDELAGLTGSMKIRIEQGIHHYDFEYML